CAATTGTACAGCTGGACCGACATTGAAAACGGTTACAAATGTTACACAAACAGGCCTGCAATTCACTTTCGATGGAACGGGGATCAGTACCGTGAAATGGAGAATCAAATCGAATACTACTGACGTAAGAACAGGCACAACACCCGACCTGGCCGGCGCTAAAACGGTTAATCTTACCTACGCTTCACTTGCGGCTGGTAATTATTCATTGGAAATCGAAGGAGGAAACTGTACCTCGGCAGTAACGAAGCTCAATTTTACCATTAACCCGCCCGTAGTAACGATCCCCGACTGCCTGAATGGACCGGCTGCGGCAACGACTACGATCACCAATATCACGCCTAGCGGTATCACGGTTAACTATGCTAGCAATAACCTTCACACTTTCTCGTGGCGTATTTTGCAAGGAACGTATGCAGTAGCAAGCGGGAAAACGGGTACGCTGGCTACCAATTCAACAGCACTGACATTCAATTACCTGCAAAATGGAACATACAACTTCGAACTTACACCGGTAGATTGTAAGGCGGCATCTCCAACGGTTAAAAGTTTCAGCGTTGCTGCTACCGATACCCGTACTGCATGTTCAAGAGGGCCAAGTTTGCAATCCATATTGTCTTCTGACGAAACTACTCTTTCATTCCTTTTTGACGGGAATAACATTTTCGCCATTGACTGGAAGATTTTACAAAGTGGTACTGTACTTCGCCAAAACCGCGTCGCGCCACAAGATAACCATCCTGTGATCCAGTTTGGTACATTGCCGACTGGGGTGTATACACTTCAAGTAGAGGGCGGAAACTGTAAGTCTACGGCGAGTGCGATGAACTTCGGAGTGAATGTTCCTCTGCCGATTTATATTTCAAATTTTAAAGGAGCAGTGGTTGAAAAAGGCGTAGAATTATCCTGGGAAGTGGTTTCTGAACAGGATGGAAAAGAATTCGAAGTGCTTCGTTATGACAGCCAGATGAAGAATGAGCAAATGCTTGGCAAAGTATCGCTAACCGACCAGAGAGTAGGCCAGTATCGTTTTGTTGACAAGAATCCATTGCTGGGCACTAACTACTATCAGCTGAAACAAATTGATACTGACGGGACATTCCAAAGGAGCAAAATTGTTTCTGTAACCCCGGCGACGATATCAGGAACGGTAGTAGCGCCTAATCCTGCGCAGGATTATGTAGATCTTCAATTTTCATCCCGCACATCGGGCTTGTCAAACCTTAGCATTTATGATGTTTCGGGTGTGGAGGTCAGCAAATCGCAGATTCAGATCACGGAAGGGAAAAACAATCACCGTTTGAATGTGAAGCGGTTTTCAACCGGGAATTATTTCATTAAAATATCTCACGGCGGCGAAACGTCAAGGTTACGTTTTACGAAAGTGAATTAAAATCAATAGTCAAGTACTGACTTTGAGAATGGCTAAATGGCTGGTTTGTGAATCAAACAGTCA
The genomic region above belongs to Dyadobacter pollutisoli and contains:
- a CDS encoding T9SS type A sorting domain-containing protein; the protein is MNFLLKLVFAGGMAGSVVAAPHEGIRSTPFSADSTHTDNSQSDVVVMSGLNSSYEIKNPYAESADAPFTIASKSPSRTAAPLATKVSCGGRTWEHGQLLGHTQDNQPVNVRIQDNRIYLNWNGRIADNIWILYHLKEGTFQDNPTDGATISNCVNPVDPSTAPSNLLGRTGDGQITCNGIVMTNGDLLGTYVGGGMNTYQYTKYVDGMLRVMIKQGENDDRTTNYNMSLLNFTIQGANGSYMSAKWKNVLTTQMVDGCFWPIVPKSATPIVENNCTAGPTLKTVTNVTQTGLQFTFDGTGISTVKWRIKSNTTDVRTGTTPDLAGAKTVNLTYASLAAGNYSLEIEGGNCTSAVTKLNFTINPPVVTIPDCLNGPAAATTTITNITPSGITVNYASNNLHTFSWRILQGTYAVASGKTGTLATNSTALTFNYLQNGTYNFELTPVDCKAASPTVKSFSVAATDTRTACSRGPSLQSILSSDETTLSFLFDGNNIFAIDWKILQSGTVLRQNRVAPQDNHPVIQFGTLPTGVYTLQVEGGNCKSTASAMNFGVNVPLPIYISNFKGAVVEKGVELSWEVVSEQDGKEFEVLRYDSQMKNEQMLGKVSLTDQRVGQYRFVDKNPLLGTNYYQLKQIDTDGTFQRSKIVSVTPATISGTVVAPNPAQDYVDLQFSSRTSGLSNLSIYDVSGVEVSKSQIQITEGKNNHRLNVKRFSTGNYFIKISHGGETSRLRFTKVN